From a region of the Euwallacea similis isolate ESF13 chromosome 3, ESF131.1, whole genome shotgun sequence genome:
- the LOC136420080 gene encoding solute carrier family 2, facilitated glucose transporter member 8-like: MINGLEQSEENKKLKNEKKKIIYKYNMQDERMFKQLESKRNMRTTIWRIFPSVCASFTSIPFGLMLGWPSPNYPTLTQSHSPIPITMDQSAMVAGFLMLGISFGTIISTKCIGPGPKYGIIFGCIFTLLGWIVMWQAQDVYYLLGSRFLLGMAHGYSSGQVKTYITEMTEGELTIQLTKHLYFYGLFGYVVAYVIGPFVDFRLFSLVSIILSIFILFMVIFLPSTPRELIRARKLLHAKTLLRFLNPDTDSESELYKVIYKISHKEERNGFTDILRDNNLRISFIKLTILVIYMQYCGAPPTMVYTQIIFIRNKVPYPEFMALGYAVLFFISALVGTFVSPIYNKKVVLLLSSYSILILYVCAVLVIYFKINETYFSYTSVIIMYLFITVHTIGLGSIPITLINDWFPHSYRGFVMKYFIILFSLLALTITKIFQVLITQFPLYVPFLLFSGVIVFAIIFISIFIPYDIKTNSAIPCKESEMDKFPQKPMDK, translated from the exons ATGATAAACGGCTTAGAGCAGAGCGaggagaataaaaaattaaaaaatgagaagAAAAAGATTATTTACAAGTATAATATGCAAGACGAGAGAATGTTCAAGCAACTGGAGTCGAAGAGAAATATGCGGACGACAATATGGAGAATATTTCCATCAGTGTGTG CGTCCTTCACAAGCATACCATTTGGCCTAATGTTAGGATGGCCATCCCCAAACTATCCGACGTTAACCCAATCACACTCACCCATACCAATTACTATGGATCAGAGCGCAATGGTGGCCGGATTCCTCATGTTAGGCATTTCATTTGGTACCATTATTTCCACCAAATGCATAGGTCCTGGGCCTAAATACGGAATTATTTTTGGCTGCATCTTCACACTCTTAGGATGGATCGTCATGTGGCAAGCCCAAGACGTTTACTATCTCTTAGGAAGCAGGTTCCTCTTGGGAATGGCTCATGGCTATTCTTCAGGACAGgtaaaaacttacataacAGAGATGACCGAAGGTGAATTGACCATTCAGTTGACAAagcatttatatttttacggGCTGTTTGGTTACGTGGTAGCCTACGTTATAGGGCCTTTCGTTGATTTTAGGCTATTTTCTCTTGTCAGCATCATACTATCGATATTTATATTGTTCATGGTGATTTTTTTACCGTCAACTCCTAGAGAGTTGATACGTGCCAGGAAGCTCCTTCATGCAAAAACACTCTTAAGATTTCTCAATCCAGACACAGATTCTGAGTCAGAACTGTATAAAgttatatacaaaatatccCACAAGGAGGAACGGAACGGATTCACGGATATTTTAAGGGacaataatttaagaattagCTTTATAAAGCTGACGATACTTGTGATTTACATGCAGTATTGCGGGGCTCCTCCCACCATGGTTTATACCCAGATCATTTTCATCAGGAACAAAGTTCCTTATCCAGAGTTCATGGCTCTGGGGTAtgcagtattattttttataagtgCCCTTGTGGGCACTTTTGTATCCCctatttacaacaaaaaagtaGTTTTACTGTTATCTAGTTATAGTATTCTTATTCTATACGTTTGTGCAGTTCTTGTGATTTACTTTAAGATTAACGAAACCTATTTTAGTTATACGTCTGTGATAATAATGTACTTGTTTATAACGGTGCATACGATCGGGCTGGGAAGCATTCCGATTACGCTAATAAATGATTGGTTTCCGCATAGCTACAGAGGGTttgttatgaaatattttataattttattttctctacTAGCGCTCACGATcacgaaaatatttcaagtgcTCATCACGCAGTTTCCGCTGTATGTTCCATTTTTGCTTTTCTCAGGagttattgtttttgctattatttttattagcatATTTATACCTTATGATATTAAAACGAATTCTGCCATTCCCTGCAAAGAATCTGAAATGGACAAGTTTCCACAGAAACCAAtggacaaataa
- the nero gene encoding deoxyhypusine hydroxylase: MLNISETQVRSIGDVLNNPARPLKERFRALFTLRNIGGTTAIQNIEKCFQDDSALLKHELAYCLGQMQDTTANPILVQVLENVNEHPMVRHEAAEALGAIGSPEMIQILQKFKNDQSVEVAETCELALERIKWVQNPDSTNLSDNPYHSVDPAPPTQLNNVLQLKTILIDPKETLFNRYRAMFSLRNLRTKEAIEVLGEGLKHGGALFKHEIAFVLGQLQDKHSIKYLRSSLEDCGENEMVRHECAEALGAIATEECMNVLNKYLNDDKQVVKESCIIALDMCEYENSPEFQYANALITVH, from the exons ATGTTGAACATTTCCGAAACACAAGTCCGAAGTATTGGTGATGTACTGAACAATCCAGCCAGGCCACTAAAAGAGAGATTCCGAGCTTTGTTTACTTTGAGAAACATTGGGGGGACGACAGCTATCCAGAACATAGAAAAATGCTTTCAGGATGACTCTGCCCTTCTAAAACATGAGTTGGCGTATTGCTTAGGGCAGATGCAAGATACCACTGCAAACCCCATACTAGTACAGGTACTGGAAAATGTGAATGAGCACCCAATGGTTCGTCACGAAGCAG CTGAAGCACTAGGAGCCATTGGTAGCCCAGAAATGATACAAAtactacaaaaatttaaaaatgaccaATCAGTGGAAGTTGCAGAAACATGTGAACTGGCACTAGAAAGGATTAAATGGGTGCAAAACCCTGATAGCACAAATCTATCTGACAACCCTTACCATTCTGTTGACCCAGCACCTCCAACTCAGCTCAACAATGTACTCCAACTAAAAACAATCCTAATAGACCCTAAggaaacattatttaatagaTACAGGGCCATGTTTTCCTTGCGAAACCTGCGCACTAAGGAAGCAATCGAAGTTTTAGGTGAGGGATTAAAGCATGGTGGGGCACTGTTCAAGCATGAGATAGCCTTTGTATTGGGTCAACTTCAGGACAAGCATAGCATCAAATATCTGAGGTCTTCCTTAGAAGACTGTGGGGAAAATGAGATGGTGAGGCACGAGTGTGCTGAAGCCTTGGGGGCTATTGCCACAGAGGAGTGtatgaatgttttaaataaatatttgaatgatGATAAACAGGTTGTGAAAGAAAGTTGTATAATTGCACTAGATATGTGTGAGTATGAGAATAGTCCTGAGTTTCAGTATGCAAATGCCTTAATTACTGTACACTAG
- the Nup75 gene encoding nuclear pore complex protein Nup85, translating to MESGNDAKTFLIPNNLCRRAGIAASWRPMNEICVFPYEKRSFKQKDGPSNFASDNHSSIFNIRQNIILFHPILRKLVNESNGTFLALQASLSNKPADLKVEILNISRQYRSIIRACLENLQDEVAKSTVSSHERSELHNYIIIFYSIECIWHLCEILLIDVIPGNIVLPYLLEWVRFHFPKHERNAALLLTNEDSKLELQEEYWPTVFGNLLQGRIKIVRTFLKQHSAADTPVFQLMQHVLKSMPTYGVVSNISVNEFSLQWRHWSMDLQQKIDSKQFISNHQLNLLAKLMVGEEEAWAEIQGKCEAWYEFLAGWLLYTEPTVKTFELGQFAKHSITKMRMRHNLTHLDRVLLAAMEFDIFEVIKQTQEMTENGWFVTHLTDILYHSGRLASLETEVQGFSAEKLRESFILEYGTFMAGHKSLWQVGLSYLDHCPKDGLATLELLLSRIPFDSELKAQKLVREATNRGLKNIAKYICKVQGMRALKRGCLGNALTWALKSQDGPFTSYLADKFLKEYIDSGELDSTDLLDNLGSCMLVSDRLIFLGKYNEFHKLYQAGEYKECGQLLISLLASKIVPNYFWSVLLSESIPLLESEKLVFSSNDTFTIIHCLEEKENLPELSDKLDVLRLAAARNLSRALMYEAQLIVNK from the exons atggaGAGCGGAAACGATGCAAAAACTTTC TTAATACCAAACAATCTTTGCCGCAGAGCTGGAATAGCAGCGTCCTGGCGCCCTATGAATGAAATTTGCGTTTTTCCATACGAAAAGCGctcatttaaacaaaaagacGGTCCCAGCAACTTTGCCTCTGACAACCACTCCTCAATATTCAATATTCGTCAAAACATCATTTTGTTCCACCCAATATTAAGAAAACTGGTCAATGAGTCTAATGGAACATTTCTTGCCTTACAAGCCTCGTTATCAAACAAACCTGCAGActtgaaagttgaaattttgaatataagcAGACAGTATCGCTCCATCATTAGAGCATGTTTAGAGAACCTGCAAGATGAAGTCGCAAAAAGTACTGTATCTTCACACGAAAGAAGTGAATTGCACAATTACATTATAATTTTCTACTCCATTGAGTGTATTTGGCATTTATGTGAAATACTCCTAATAGATGTGATACCTGGAAATATAGTTCTGCCATATTTACTTGAATGGGTGCgttttcattttccaaaacACGAAAGGAATGCTGCTCTACTTTTAACCAATGAGGACAGTAAGCTTGAATTACAGGAAGAATATTGGCCCACAGTATTTGGCAACCTTTTGCAAGGCAGAATCAAAATTGTTAGAACTTTCCTTAAACAACATTCTGCTGCTGACACTCCCGTCTTTCAGTTGATGCAACATGTGCTTAAAAGTATGCCCACATATGGA GTGGTCAGCAACATTTCTGTCAATGAGTTCAGTTTACAGTGGAGACATTGGAGCATGGATTTGCAGCAGAAAATTGATTCTAAGCAATTTATCAGCAACCATCAGCTGAATTTATTAGCAAAG CTGATGGTAGGAGAAGAAGAAGCGTGGGCGGAAATCCAAGGAAAGTGTGAGGCTTGGTATGAATTTCTGGCTGGTTGGTTACTGTATACTGAACCGACAGTAAAAACCTTTGAACTTGGTCAATTTGCCAAACATAGCATAACGAAAATGAGAATGAGACACAATTTAACACATTTGGATAGAGTTTTGCTAGCAGCCATGGAATTTGACATCTTTGAG GTAATCAAACAAACTCAAGAAATGACAGAAAACGGTTGGTTTGTCACTCACCTTACTGATATACTGTATCATTCAGGACGACTGGCATCGCTCGAAACTGAAGTTCAAGGATT ttcagcGGAAAAACTAAGGGAATCATTTATACTCGAATATGGCACCTTTATGGCCGGTCATAAGAGCCTGTGGCAAGTCGGACTGAGTTATTTGGATCATTGTCCTAAAGACGGATTAGCAACACTTGAGTTGTTATTGTCTCGAATCCCTTTTGATAGTGAACTCAAAGCACAAAAGTTAGTAAGGGAAGCCACGAATAGGGGGCTAAAAAATATTG ctaaatataTATGTAAAGTCCAAGGCATGCGAGCATTGAAAAGAGGCTGTTTGGGAAATGCTTTGACGTGGGCCTTGAAATCTCAAGACGGACCTTTCACTTCTTATTTAgctgataaatttttaaaagaatacaTCGATAGTGGGGAACTGGACAGCACCGATTTGCTAGACAATTTGGGATCTTGTATGCTGGTCAGTGAcagattaatatttttag ggaAGTACAATGAATTCCACAAGCTCTATCAGGCTGGTGAATACAAGGAATGCGGTCAATTGCTAATTTCTTTGTTGGCCTCTAAGATTGTTCCTAATTA CTTTTGGTCCGTATTACTTAGCGAATCAATACCGTTACTTGAAAGTGAGAAACTCgtgttttcttcaaatgataCCTTCACAATAATACACTGCCTGGaagaaaaagagaatttaCCCGAACTTAGCGACAAATTAGACGTGCTCAGATTAGCAGCAGCCAGGAATCTGTCAAGGGCTTTAATGTATGAAGCACAGCtaattgtaaataagtga